The bacterium DNA window CTGATGCTGTTATCCGAGAAATTCTTGCAACTTCACGTACTATTGCTGTAGTAGGATGTTCCCCAAAGAATTACCGGGACAGCCATAGGATCGCCGAATTATTGATGCACAGGGGTCATCGTGTGGTCCCGGTGAATCCCGGACACAAAGAGATTCTGGGAGTCCCCTGCTACAGAGAGCTCGCATCCATTCCGTTTCCCGTGGAGATGGTGGATGTGTTTCGCCGTTCCGAGTTTGTTCCCGATGTCGCCGGTCAGGCAATTGAAGTTGGCGCAAAGATTCTATGGACGCAGCTGGGTGTGTATCACGAAGAAGCCGCGCAGAAAGCGCTCGACGCGGGTCTAATCGTGATCATGAATCGCTGCCCTGCAATCGAATACCGCCGACTGGGATTTTAGATTTTTCTCTGCAGTGCTAATCCTTGTTTTCGTGCTTTTCAAGCAAGAAATATAAGTGTAAGAAAGGAGATCGGGAGATAAAGGAGATATGGAGAT harbors:
- a CDS encoding CoA-binding protein translates to MFQNPSDAVIREILATSRTIAVVGCSPKNYRDSHRIAELLMHRGHRVVPVNPGHKEILGVPCYRELASIPFPVEMVDVFRRSEFVPDVAGQAIEVGAKILWTQLGVYHEEAAQKALDAGLIVIMNRCPAIEYRRLGF